The Dromaius novaehollandiae isolate bDroNov1 chromosome 5, bDroNov1.hap1, whole genome shotgun sequence genome window below encodes:
- the STYX gene encoding serine/threonine/tyrosine-interacting protein, giving the protein MELAKPAFPALPQAKEDSEDWTYPMRREMQEILPGLFLGPYSSAMKSKLPILQKHGITHVICIRQNIEANFIKPNFQQLFRYLVLDIADNPVENIIRFFPMTKEFIDGSLQSGGKVLVHGNAGISRSAALVIAYIMETFGVKYRDAFTYVQERRFCINPNAGFVHQLQEYEAIYLAKLTIQMMSPLQLERSLSVPPGTTGSLKRMHEEDEELGNMQVAAAQNG; this is encoded by the exons gattGGACCTACCCCATGAGGAGAGAGATGCAG GAAATTTTACCTGGGTTATTTTTAGGCCCATATTCTTCAGCTATGAAAAGCAAG CTACCTATACTTCAGAAACATGGAATAACCCATGTAATATGCATACGGCAAAACATTGAAGCAAATTTTATTAAACCGAACTTCCAACAGTTATTTAG GTATTTAGTCTTGGATATTGCAGATAATCCAGTGGAAAATATAATACGATTTTTCCCTATG actaAAGAATTTATTGATGGAAGTTTACAAAGTGGAG gaaaAGTTCTTGTCCATGGAAATGCAGGGATTTCTAGAAG tgctgcctTAGTTATTGCATACATAATGGAAACGTTTGGGGTGAAGTACAG GGATGCGTTTACTTATGTTCAAGAAAGAAGATTCTGTATTAATCCTAATGCTGGATTTGTCCATCAACTTCAG GAATATGAAGCCATCTATCTAGCAAAATTAACCATCCAGATGATGTCACCACTGCAGCTGGAGAGATCGCTCTCTGTTCCACCTGGTACTACAG gAAGTTTAAAGCGAATGCATGAGGAAGATGAAGAACTTGGAAACATGCAAGTGGCAGCAGCACAGAATGGATGA